A part of Armatimonadota bacterium genomic DNA contains:
- a CDS encoding type IV pilus twitching motility protein PilT: MDLSELLKIGASQTASDLFLKENAPPVLRVHGRISPMDQQEPMTAEQVRDLAYSVMTHDQIGRFENRHEMDLAFTIPDVTRVRANIYQQRGSMGMVCRLIPLDIFSLDDLGMPPVLKDMVLHRQGLILVTGPTGSGKSTTLAAMIDLINQTRRCNIVTVEDPIEFVHPDKLGVVNQREVGIDTNSFTEALKYVVRQSPDIILIGEMRDVETMNVALQASETGHLVLSTVHTSSAAETLDRIINMFPPHDKPQICLRMSQSLRGIVSQKLIPKADGQGRIASVEIMIATPTISKLIEEGRSSQIYAAITEGGYWGMQTMNQCLTKFFKGGLITEEEAYINAGNLTELKQMIRRP, from the coding sequence ATGGATTTGAGCGAACTTCTGAAGATCGGCGCTAGTCAGACAGCATCCGACCTGTTTCTCAAGGAGAACGCGCCGCCGGTGCTGCGCGTTCACGGCAGGATCAGTCCGATGGATCAGCAGGAGCCTATGACAGCCGAGCAGGTACGAGACCTTGCCTACAGCGTCATGACCCACGACCAGATCGGAAGGTTTGAGAATCGCCATGAGATGGACTTGGCCTTTACCATTCCTGACGTCACTCGCGTCAGGGCGAACATATACCAGCAGCGCGGCAGCATGGGCATGGTCTGCCGGCTCATCCCACTTGATATCTTCTCCCTCGACGACCTAGGCATGCCCCCGGTTCTGAAGGACATGGTGTTGCACAGGCAGGGGTTGATTCTTGTCACGGGCCCGACCGGATCAGGCAAGTCCACCACTCTTGCAGCTATGATAGACCTCATAAACCAGACCCGGCGGTGCAACATCGTCACCGTCGAGGACCCGATCGAGTTCGTTCATCCCGACAAGCTCGGTGTAGTGAACCAGAGAGAGGTCGGCATTGACACCAATTCGTTCACTGAGGCACTGAAATATGTCGTGCGTCAGAGCCCGGATATTATCCTGATAGGTGAGATGCGTGACGTCGAGACAATGAATGTCGCCCTGCAGGCTTCAGAGACCGGGCACCTGGTTCTTTCGACGGTACATACATCGAGCGCGGCGGAGACTCTGGATCGAATCATCAACATGTTCCCGCCTCACGATAAGCCGCAGATATGTCTGAGAATGTCTCAGTCGCTTCGCGGCATCGTCTCCCAAAAGCTGATACCCAAGGCCGATGGACAGGGCCGGATTGCCTCCGTCGAGATAATGATCGCTACTCCCACCATCAGCAAGTTGATCGAGGAAGGGCGGTCCAGTCAGATATACGCAGCGATCACCGAAGGTGGATATTGGGGCATGCAGACTATGAACCAGTGCCTCACGAAATTCTTCAAGGGTGGCCTGATTACGGAAGAGGAAGCGTACATAAATGCGGGCAATCTCACCGAACTGAAACAGATGATCCGGAGGCCCTAA
- a CDS encoding glycosyltransferase family 4 protein — protein MAVEEKAEGKRSSRATKSLEDLALAGYGDREGWHPEDLKMFRFLREVLNRIEIAYVGTYPPQECGIATFTKDVVTAVAKYTPFSDPAVVAVGGDIAIEQYPKSVKYHIEKHDLQSYLDVADQINASTIDVVSVQHEYGIFGGPDGSHVLAFMDRLQKPIVTTLHTVLSDPSDGQRQVMNRVAELSDAVVVMIKAGRAILLNTYRARPEKVVVIPHGVPNVHRVSSVSVKKALGISDRPVISTFGLISRGKGIEYGIKAMATVVEENPDAIYLVLGETHPGVRNHEGESYRNELLQLVSDLHLEKNVRFNNRYLTLEELINYLGATDVYLTPYINRDQITSGTLAYAIGCGKPVVSTPYLYAEEVLSEGRGILVDFKDPECTGLAINKILADPALREQMETKAYKYGRRAAWFNVAIDYLDLFHKLCARCKLEIANAKPVDIKNIESREERDQ, from the coding sequence TTGGCGGTAGAAGAGAAGGCAGAGGGCAAGAGGTCGAGTCGTGCCACGAAGAGCCTGGAGGATCTGGCTCTGGCGGGATACGGTGACAGAGAAGGCTGGCATCCCGAAGATTTAAAGATGTTCAGGTTCCTTCGGGAGGTCCTAAACCGCATCGAGATCGCGTACGTCGGCACCTACCCGCCCCAGGAATGCGGAATCGCGACCTTCACCAAAGATGTCGTAACGGCGGTGGCAAAGTACACGCCTTTTTCCGATCCGGCGGTAGTCGCGGTGGGCGGCGACATCGCCATCGAGCAATACCCAAAGAGCGTCAAGTATCATATCGAGAAACACGACCTGCAGTCGTACCTTGATGTGGCCGATCAGATCAACGCCTCAACGATTGATGTGGTCAGCGTGCAGCACGAATACGGCATTTTCGGAGGTCCGGACGGTTCGCATGTCTTGGCATTCATGGACAGGCTGCAGAAGCCTATCGTCACGACTCTGCACACCGTGCTGTCTGACCCCTCGGATGGTCAGCGCCAGGTCATGAACCGCGTCGCGGAACTCTCCGATGCCGTAGTGGTTATGATCAAGGCCGGCCGTGCGATTCTCCTGAACACCTACCGGGCGCGTCCGGAGAAGGTTGTGGTAATTCCTCACGGCGTCCCCAACGTACATCGAGTCAGTTCGGTCTCTGTCAAGAAGGCCCTCGGCATCTCTGACAGGCCGGTTATATCAACCTTTGGACTGATCAGCCGCGGGAAGGGCATCGAGTACGGCATCAAGGCAATGGCGACCGTCGTGGAGGAGAATCCCGACGCCATCTATCTGGTACTTGGCGAGACGCATCCCGGCGTACGTAATCACGAGGGAGAGAGCTATCGTAACGAACTGCTTCAACTCGTGTCGGATTTGCATCTCGAGAAGAACGTTCGCTTCAACAACCGGTATCTGACGCTCGAGGAGTTGATTAACTACTTGGGGGCCACGGATGTCTATCTGACGCCGTATATCAACAGAGATCAGATCACCAGCGGGACTCTCGCCTACGCGATTGGGTGTGGAAAGCCAGTGGTCTCTACGCCGTACCTCTATGCGGAAGAGGTCCTTTCCGAGGGCCGGGGGATACTGGTTGATTTCAAGGATCCTGAGTGCACAGGCTTAGCAATCAACAAGATACTCGCTGACCCGGCATTGCGCGAGCAGATGGAGACGAAGGCTTACAAGTATGGCCGACGCGCGGCATGGTTCAACGTAGCTATAGACTATCTCGACCTCTTTCACAAGTTGTGCGCGCGGTGTAAGCTGGAGATCGCGAATGCCAAACCTGTGGACATCAAGAACATCGAGTCACGAGAGGAACGGGATCAGTGA
- a CDS encoding MTAP family purine nucleoside phosphorylase, with the protein MTIAVIAGTGLSDPASDRKMRVSTTPFGEAFLSEVSFGGSRTLMLARHGSELNIPPHLINYRANMWALRDAGVDTVIATAAVGSLVPDLAPGSLAVVKDFLDLTRQRPSTFQDVPGESVRHLDLSVAYCPEVRDALCEAAGHDKFPEVVYACTEGPRYETPAEVRMLRRLGADVVGMTGVPEVVLARELGMCYGTLAIVTNYAAGISPTPLSHNDVASVAREHRQVVLEIIGRAVGLLVGRRGCAGCATDG; encoded by the coding sequence ATGACGATTGCGGTAATCGCTGGTACTGGTCTGTCAGATCCAGCAAGTGATCGCAAAATGCGCGTGTCTACAACCCCGTTCGGAGAGGCGTTTCTTTCTGAGGTCTCATTCGGCGGGTCAAGGACACTGATGCTCGCCCGGCATGGATCCGAACTCAATATCCCGCCGCATCTCATAAACTATCGCGCCAACATGTGGGCGCTAAGAGATGCCGGGGTGGATACCGTAATCGCGACGGCCGCAGTCGGCTCCCTTGTGCCCGATCTCGCTCCTGGAAGCCTTGCCGTAGTCAAGGATTTCTTGGACTTGACACGGCAGAGGCCCAGCACATTTCAGGATGTGCCGGGAGAGTCAGTGAGACATCTGGACCTCAGCGTCGCCTACTGCCCCGAAGTTCGTGATGCCTTGTGCGAGGCGGCAGGACATGACAAGTTTCCGGAGGTCGTATACGCCTGCACGGAGGGTCCGCGTTACGAAACTCCGGCGGAAGTGCGGATGCTCAGACGGCTTGGTGCAGACGTTGTGGGAATGACCGGTGTCCCGGAGGTCGTGCTGGCGAGAGAACTGGGGATGTGTTACGGTACCCTGGCAATCGTCACGAACTACGCCGCAGGAATATCCCCCACCCCACTGTCGCACAATGACGTTGCCTCGGTAGCCCGAGAGCACCGCCAAGTTGTGCTCGAGATCATCGGACGTGCGGTCGGTCTTCTGGTCGGGCGCCGGGGTTGTGCCGGATGCGCAACCGACGGTTAG
- a CDS encoding L-seryl-tRNA(Sec) selenium transferase, which yields MSKGSSDRLRRLPAIEKLVSDPSMESLRASIPRSVLLQAARCIVDDLRDRSSSGEMLADSDLSLQSILAAVREAALRMARKSLRRAVNATGIILHTGLGRAVLSDAARDAVMEVASGHSTLEMDVESGSRGSRSSHYSDMLSQLCGAEAALAVNNNAGAVLLALNTLAFDAEIIVSRGQLVEIGGSFRMPEIMSRAGARLVEVGTTNRTNISDYERAITEKTAVLLRVHPSNFRIVGFAQEASLSEIADLGRRYGITVMDDVGSGELLDLSSFGMHAEPLVAESLGAGSDIVTFSGDKLMGGPQAGLIVGRRDLVDAMAVNPLARALRLDKLVLAALEATLRLYLEPDTVATSIPSIHCMTRPSDEVAREAAQLKKKLDSLRLPDVYAELRTGNSEVGSGSLPGEQIPTTLVAIIAADLSPDAIALAFRHNDPPIFGRVADGAFLLDLRTILHGELDQIVCAASGVFRN from the coding sequence ATGTCGAAAGGCAGCAGCGACAGACTACGTCGGCTTCCGGCCATCGAGAAGCTGGTGAGCGATCCTTCGATGGAATCGCTCCGAGCGTCCATACCTCGATCCGTTCTCCTCCAGGCCGCCCGCTGCATCGTGGATGATCTTCGTGACAGGTCAAGCAGCGGTGAGATGTTGGCGGATTCCGATCTTTCGCTTCAGTCGATCTTGGCCGCTGTGCGTGAAGCGGCCTTGCGGATGGCGCGAAAATCTCTGCGCCGGGCCGTGAATGCGACCGGAATCATCCTGCATACTGGTCTGGGGCGAGCCGTTCTGTCCGATGCCGCTCGGGATGCTGTCATGGAGGTAGCCTCCGGCCACTCAACCCTGGAGATGGACGTCGAATCGGGATCGAGGGGGTCTCGCTCAAGTCACTACTCGGATATGCTGTCGCAACTATGCGGTGCTGAAGCGGCACTCGCCGTCAATAACAACGCCGGCGCAGTGCTTCTCGCCCTCAACACGCTTGCGTTCGACGCAGAGATCATAGTGTCCCGAGGACAGCTTGTCGAGATCGGCGGGTCGTTCCGGATGCCCGAGATAATGTCCCGCGCGGGTGCCAGACTAGTGGAGGTTGGGACGACGAATCGAACCAACATTTCCGACTACGAGCGCGCGATCACAGAGAAGACGGCGGTCCTGCTTCGAGTGCATCCGAGCAACTTTCGTATCGTCGGTTTCGCTCAAGAGGCATCGCTCTCCGAGATCGCTGATCTGGGAAGACGATACGGGATAACGGTGATGGACGACGTCGGCAGCGGGGAGTTGCTCGATCTCTCCTCGTTCGGAATGCACGCCGAGCCACTGGTGGCGGAGAGTCTCGGTGCCGGATCTGACATCGTAACGTTTAGCGGCGATAAACTCATGGGCGGGCCGCAGGCGGGGCTGATCGTAGGCAGGCGAGATCTAGTTGATGCCATGGCCGTCAATCCCTTGGCGCGCGCCCTCAGACTCGACAAACTCGTTCTCGCAGCGCTCGAGGCCACATTACGCCTCTACCTCGAACCCGACACAGTCGCCACCAGTATACCGTCTATCCACTGCATGACTCGACCCTCCGATGAGGTCGCCCGAGAAGCCGCGCAACTGAAGAAGAAGTTGGATTCACTAAGACTGCCTGACGTCTACGCGGAACTCCGAACAGGAAACTCCGAGGTCGGAAGCGGATCTCTGCCGGGTGAGCAGATTCCGACCACGCTCGTGGCGATCATCGCAGCCGACCTCTCCCCCGATGCCATCGCTCTCGCTTTCCGCCACAACGACCCGCCGATATTCGGCAGAGTGGCCGACGGCGCATTTCTCCTCGACCTCCGCACGATCCTCCATGGTGAACTTGACCAGATTGTCTGCGCGGCGTCCGGAGTTTTTCGAAACTGA
- the mutL gene encoding DNA mismatch repair endonuclease MutL — translation MTVTPNRIINVLDDTTANQIAAGEVIERPASVVKELVENALDAGSAEIRIEIQDGGKRLIRVTDNGTGMSREDSIVCLQRHATSKLRSADDLFNIRTLGFRGEALPSIASVSRAEILTRRDCDDCGTRVAVMGGEVVEVADAGAPVGTCVSVHELFYNLPARQKFLKTAQTELSHITELVGRFAVSHSETDITLLHNDRQILRSPKSFRPVDSVLTVFGRDAAESVIPVAGDAGAYRVSGLVSRPSYSKANRSAQMFFVNRRFVRNRNLIHALDEAYRGILPQGRFPLLVVFIEVDPQIVDVNVHPTKMEVKFSKEWEIHNLLSVSIREALSSSTVAPDGSDIIPLAATSVQRPTFAPSSTPQAQGSGSGCLDLESFRQALHTRMQASKLPSSPNAEPARATEPKPTDPQDLLSESVVIGQARNMYIIAQSPAGVLLIDQHVAHERVIYDQLSGMQEKLSAQRLMMPLTVTFGHREALVLDSRLEEMRAMGFEIESFGRDAFLVRSIPALIAEKNYEEILRDTVEELTEMSASRRLLVHRDAIITTTACKMAVKAGDRLAADEMIRLVEELRRTSNPYLCPHGRPIVVCFSNHDLDRLFGRA, via the coding sequence ATGACCGTAACCCCGAATCGGATAATCAACGTCCTCGACGATACGACCGCGAACCAGATTGCGGCCGGCGAGGTAATCGAGCGTCCGGCGTCCGTTGTCAAGGAACTGGTGGAGAACGCCCTCGATGCGGGTTCTGCGGAGATACGGATCGAGATTCAGGACGGAGGAAAGCGATTGATCCGCGTCACCGACAACGGGACCGGCATGTCACGGGAGGACTCGATTGTCTGCCTGCAGAGGCATGCGACTTCAAAGCTGCGGTCAGCCGACGATCTGTTCAACATACGAACCCTCGGCTTCCGCGGCGAGGCATTGCCCAGCATTGCCTCCGTTTCGCGCGCGGAGATTCTCACGCGCAGGGACTGCGACGACTGCGGAACAAGGGTCGCGGTCATGGGTGGCGAGGTTGTCGAGGTCGCCGATGCAGGAGCGCCGGTCGGGACATGCGTTTCGGTGCACGAGCTTTTCTACAACCTTCCTGCCAGGCAGAAGTTTCTGAAGACCGCGCAGACCGAGCTGAGTCACATTACAGAACTGGTCGGCCGGTTCGCCGTCTCACACAGCGAGACTGACATCACTCTCTTGCACAATGATCGGCAGATTCTCCGATCGCCGAAGTCCTTCCGTCCGGTGGACTCTGTGCTCACCGTATTTGGTCGGGATGCCGCAGAGTCAGTCATCCCTGTGGCGGGCGATGCGGGCGCGTACCGCGTGAGCGGCTTGGTCTCCCGGCCTTCGTACTCCAAAGCGAACCGCTCTGCGCAGATGTTCTTCGTCAACAGGCGCTTCGTCCGCAACCGCAACCTGATACATGCTCTGGATGAAGCCTACCGGGGCATCCTGCCGCAGGGGAGGTTCCCACTACTTGTCGTTTTCATAGAAGTGGACCCACAGATAGTGGATGTAAACGTTCATCCCACGAAGATGGAGGTCAAGTTCAGCAAGGAGTGGGAGATTCACAACCTGCTCTCAGTGAGCATTCGCGAGGCGCTGTCATCGAGCACCGTTGCGCCCGACGGATCGGATATTATCCCATTGGCGGCAACATCTGTGCAGCGACCGACGTTCGCTCCGTCGTCCACGCCGCAGGCCCAGGGTTCCGGATCCGGATGCCTCGATCTGGAGTCCTTCCGACAAGCCCTGCATACGCGGATGCAGGCTTCCAAACTGCCATCCTCTCCAAACGCTGAACCTGCACGTGCAACCGAACCGAAACCCACCGACCCACAGGACCTTCTGTCCGAATCGGTGGTCATCGGACAGGCTCGAAATATGTACATTATCGCCCAGAGTCCAGCGGGAGTGCTCCTGATTGACCAGCATGTTGCACACGAGCGAGTCATCTACGATCAACTTAGCGGCATGCAGGAGAAGCTGAGCGCACAGAGGCTCATGATGCCGCTCACGGTGACATTCGGTCACAGGGAAGCGCTGGTCCTCGATAGCAGGCTCGAGGAAATGCGGGCGATGGGGTTCGAGATCGAGTCATTCGGCAGGGACGCGTTTCTCGTTCGAAGCATACCGGCGCTGATCGCCGAGAAGAACTACGAGGAGATTCTGCGGGACACCGTTGAAGAACTCACGGAGATGAGCGCGTCTCGCCGGTTGCTCGTACATCGGGACGCGATCATTACCACAACTGCATGCAAGATGGCAGTCAAGGCGGGCGACCGGCTTGCCGCGGACGAGATGATCCGACTCGTGGAGGAGCTTCGTCGCACAAGCAACCCCTACCTCTGCCCGCACGGCAGGCCGATAGTTGTCTGCTTCTCCAACCACGACCTTGACAGACTCTTCGGGAGGGCATAG
- a CDS encoding family 10 glycosylhydrolase, with product MLKQARILWCDAEANISRMADVEGVRRIVESAKRARINAIVVDVKPLIGEVLYKSAVAPRLTQVEGFAYPGDFDLLQVMIAEGHARGIRVHANINVFSEGHRHFRQGPGFDRPEWQVVSHEGLWRISIGKAEFEASSVDRPDLRETVSIYTSRNAASPSGEARTFVTVSRDCVRAVSPEYAPPETDGCVIAIPEGQARGIATEDRVSFSASPVFRRMAESRLPSYGVFVNPIGPAREYELDIVAEIMSGYPVDGIVFDRMRYPNLHADFSDLSRERFSAWLGDSCLMWPDDVFRINDRPWLPVVQGKYYREWLEWRAHQIKDFVVDATRICHSLRPGAKVSAYVGSWYDHYYNEGANWASEGYHAGAPWMTPAHNRTGYAELLDFLCTGCYYPIATVDQARRAGRPEGATVEAACRRSRKAVRGACPVYGGLYLRDYEKSPNAFESAVRAALAHSDGVMLFDLVYLEKYHWWPIVERLFDEEAVAPHDEDF from the coding sequence TTGCTGAAGCAAGCAAGGATACTCTGGTGCGACGCAGAGGCCAACATCAGCCGCATGGCCGACGTCGAAGGCGTTCGCCGGATCGTAGAGAGCGCGAAGCGGGCGAGGATCAATGCGATAGTGGTGGATGTCAAACCGCTAATCGGAGAAGTGCTGTACAAGAGTGCTGTCGCGCCGAGACTTACGCAGGTAGAGGGATTCGCCTACCCGGGCGATTTTGACCTGCTCCAGGTGATGATCGCTGAAGGGCATGCACGTGGCATCAGGGTGCACGCCAATATCAATGTGTTCTCCGAGGGCCACAGGCACTTCAGGCAGGGACCCGGCTTCGATCGTCCGGAATGGCAGGTTGTCTCGCACGAGGGGTTGTGGCGCATATCGATCGGAAAGGCTGAGTTTGAGGCATCCTCGGTTGACAGGCCGGATTTGCGTGAAACGGTCAGCATCTATACCTCCAGGAATGCGGCATCTCCCTCCGGCGAGGCGAGAACCTTCGTTACGGTGAGCAGAGACTGCGTCAGGGCGGTATCTCCGGAGTATGCTCCTCCTGAAACTGACGGGTGTGTGATTGCGATTCCCGAAGGTCAAGCGCGTGGAATAGCCACTGAGGACAGGGTGAGTTTCTCAGCATCTCCCGTGTTTCGCAGGATGGCCGAATCGCGCCTGCCATCCTACGGCGTATTTGTGAACCCGATCGGGCCGGCCCGCGAATACGAGTTAGATATCGTAGCGGAGATCATGAGTGGCTATCCGGTTGACGGTATTGTCTTCGACCGAATGAGATACCCCAACCTGCATGCCGATTTCAGCGATCTCAGCAGGGAGCGGTTCAGTGCGTGGCTCGGCGACTCATGCCTGATGTGGCCCGACGACGTATTCCGAATCAACGACAGGCCCTGGCTTCCTGTGGTGCAGGGCAAGTACTATCGTGAGTGGCTCGAGTGGCGAGCCCACCAGATCAAGGACTTTGTCGTGGATGCGACTCGTATCTGCCACTCGCTCCGTCCGGGAGCAAAGGTGTCCGCGTATGTCGGCTCTTGGTACGATCACTACTACAACGAAGGTGCAAACTGGGCCAGTGAAGGATACCATGCCGGGGCTCCATGGATGACACCTGCGCATAACCGCACCGGGTATGCCGAGTTGCTCGACTTCCTGTGCACTGGCTGTTACTATCCGATTGCGACGGTAGATCAGGCCAGGCGCGCAGGCCGTCCAGAGGGGGCAACAGTGGAGGCGGCCTGCAGGAGATCGCGCAAGGCAGTGAGGGGTGCATGCCCCGTATACGGCGGTCTGTACCTGAGAGATTACGAGAAAAGCCCTAACGCCTTCGAGTCCGCGGTCCGCGCAGCGCTCGCGCATAGTGATGGAGTAATGCTCTTCGATCTCGTCTACCTTGAGAAATACCACTGGTGGCCCATTGTGGAGCGGTTGTTCGACGAGGAGGCTGTTGCGCCGCATGATGAGGATTTCTGA
- a CDS encoding tetratricopeptide repeat protein, translating into MGHAATVVLGIASAGALAGILVGLLAHRVIGDYIEGAISAYGCIVYTGLLIGLISSVAVFRSWWLLLTVSIAVAVWLVLSKRTEVNDRSRFYEERVRQYREALEADPNNLAARSRAADALYKLGHVDEAIEQYSEVVRLAPGSTEEAHRLMQLLRERDDQCVTSVLCPECRHRNPKGRLHCADCEASLETANRMRISLEAASLSRYLSLIAAWATVVTVVLLLGSALSPIQQMVAASTVMLVVLIAFLVRMHVGW; encoded by the coding sequence ATGGGTCATGCCGCAACGGTCGTACTGGGCATAGCTTCTGCCGGTGCGCTTGCGGGCATTCTAGTGGGTCTGTTGGCGCACCGCGTCATCGGCGATTACATTGAGGGAGCCATCAGTGCATACGGGTGCATCGTCTACACTGGCCTGCTCATCGGGCTGATATCGTCCGTGGCGGTCTTCCGGTCGTGGTGGCTTCTGCTTACGGTATCAATAGCGGTCGCGGTATGGCTCGTGCTCTCGAAGCGTACAGAAGTCAATGATCGTTCCCGCTTCTATGAGGAGCGAGTCAGGCAGTATAGGGAGGCGCTGGAGGCTGACCCGAACAACCTGGCAGCCAGAAGCCGCGCCGCTGATGCGCTCTACAAGCTCGGTCATGTAGACGAGGCGATTGAGCAGTATTCCGAGGTGGTACGCCTCGCACCAGGCAGCACCGAGGAGGCTCACAGGCTAATGCAGCTTCTCCGAGAACGCGACGATCAGTGTGTAACCTCTGTTCTGTGTCCCGAATGCAGACACAGAAACCCGAAGGGCAGGCTCCATTGCGCTGACTGTGAAGCAAGCCTTGAAACTGCGAACAGGATGAGGATTTCGCTGGAGGCTGCATCTCTCTCGCGCTATCTGTCCCTCATTGCGGCCTGGGCGACCGTTGTGACGGTTGTGCTTCTCCTTGGAAGCGCCCTTTCACCGATTCAGCAAATGGTCGCCGCGTCTACGGTCATGCTGGTTGTGCTAATCGCGTTCTTAGTGCGGATGCACGTGGGTTGGTAG
- a CDS encoding Lrp/AsnC ligand binding domain-containing protein, with protein MVTAIVMIRADRTSIPETAQALADIEGVAEVYSISGDYDIVAVVRVKEYDQLASVVTEHLLKMPAILGTQTHMAFQTYSKHDLESVFTIGEE; from the coding sequence ATGGTGACCGCGATCGTGATGATCAGGGCTGATCGAACGAGCATCCCGGAGACGGCTCAGGCATTGGCTGACATCGAGGGCGTCGCCGAGGTCTATTCAATTTCGGGCGACTACGATATCGTCGCAGTAGTGCGTGTAAAGGAATACGATCAACTCGCGTCGGTCGTGACCGAACACCTGCTGAAGATGCCGGCGATCCTGGGAACCCAGACACACATGGCTTTCCAGACCTATTCGAAACACGATCTGGAAAGCGTCTTTACGATAGGTGAAGAGTGA
- a CDS encoding HD-GYP domain-containing protein, translated as MNRNLSDDVTQSIAPEIRESDATTDAALGMLNLRSAKLGAPDGHSERVASYAVAMGKQLDLNDKMLRSLQRAAVLHDIGKVGISSSIVDKLGRLTDREFEIMRLHSTIAIRMLEQVNGLEDALPMIKHHHERFDGKGYPDGLAGHEIPLGARIIAVAETFDILVSDVPWREALPLNSAVQEVRDNSGTQFDPIIVDAFLTALNANAIPISGQAAGNRDEPLEHGRPN; from the coding sequence TTGAACCGAAATCTATCGGATGATGTTACGCAGAGTATCGCTCCGGAGATCCGTGAATCGGACGCGACTACCGATGCGGCTCTGGGAATGCTGAATCTGCGTTCGGCGAAGCTCGGCGCTCCTGACGGGCACAGTGAACGTGTGGCGAGCTATGCCGTGGCGATGGGAAAGCAGCTTGATCTCAATGACAAGATGCTTCGTAGTCTGCAGCGCGCCGCGGTACTTCACGATATCGGCAAGGTCGGAATCTCGTCATCAATCGTGGATAAACTTGGGAGGTTGACCGACCGAGAGTTCGAGATCATGCGACTGCACTCCACCATTGCGATCCGGATGCTAGAGCAAGTCAACGGACTTGAGGATGCGCTTCCGATGATCAAGCACCACCACGAACGCTTCGACGGGAAGGGATACCCGGATGGACTCGCCGGGCACGAGATTCCACTGGGTGCGCGCATCATAGCGGTGGCCGAAACCTTCGATATACTGGTGTCGGACGTACCGTGGCGTGAAGCTCTCCCGCTGAACAGCGCTGTGCAGGAGGTAAGAGATAACTCGGGTACCCAGTTCGACCCAATTATCGTCGATGCATTCCTAACCGCGCTGAATGCGAACGCCATCCCGATTTCGGGTCAAGCTGCAGGAAACAGAGACGAACCGCTGGAGCACGGCAGGCCGAACTAG